From Alkalinema sp. FACHB-956, the proteins below share one genomic window:
- a CDS encoding photosystem I assembly protein Ycf4 — MTAQATQTDRVFRQTIVGSRRFSNYFWATVVSIGATGFLLAGISSYTHINLLPFSDPTQLIFFPQGFAMGAYGAAGVLLAIYLWLSISWDLGGGYNEFNKETQQATIFRWGFPGKNRQIELNCKLDDIQAVKVTLKEGLNPRRSIYLKVRGMRDVPLTRVGQPMALSTLENQAAELVRFLGVPLEGL, encoded by the coding sequence ATGACTGCGCAGGCTACACAAACCGATCGAGTCTTTCGCCAAACCATTGTGGGTTCCCGGCGCTTTAGTAATTATTTTTGGGCCACGGTTGTTTCCATTGGAGCGACCGGCTTCTTATTAGCGGGCATTTCAAGCTACACCCACATTAATCTGTTGCCATTTTCTGATCCAACCCAGCTTATCTTTTTCCCCCAAGGGTTTGCGATGGGAGCCTATGGCGCGGCGGGTGTTTTACTAGCGATTTACCTCTGGTTATCGATTTCGTGGGACTTGGGGGGAGGATACAACGAGTTCAACAAAGAGACCCAGCAAGCAACTATTTTTCGGTGGGGCTTTCCCGGAAAAAATCGTCAGATTGAATTAAATTGCAAACTGGATGATATTCAAGCCGTAAAAGTCACCCTCAAGGAGGGTCTCAATCCCCGCCGCTCCATTTACTTGAAAGTTCGGGGAATGCGAGATGTTCCGTTGACTCGGGTAGGACAACCGATGGCGCTCTCCACCCTGGAGAATCAGGCAGCGGAGTTGGTTCGGTTCCTAGGGGTTCCCCTAGAAGGCCTGTGA
- a CDS encoding peptidylprolyl isomerase — MRQLMQQQFRIWLVATLAIAVLVTTGCSKTPDATTAAPKPTESISASASPSVSASPSPSASESPGTVSKGAAQAAQLFPNLPRLEGKATVVMMVKGSPVTIEVDGTNAPVTAGNFVDLVDKKVYDGLVFHRVVRQPQPFVVQGGDPDGRDPNVPVDQLGRGGYIDPATNQPRSIPLEIKPSQGDKIVYSKTFEEIRMQDPPKLRHTRGAVAMARSGFPDSASSQFYVALADLSFLDGNYAVFGYVTQGMDVVDKIQQGDRIESARVTSGLENLKNRK, encoded by the coding sequence ATGCGGCAATTAATGCAGCAACAATTTCGGATTTGGCTTGTAGCAACCTTGGCGATCGCAGTTTTGGTGACTACTGGTTGTAGTAAAACCCCAGACGCTACGACCGCAGCGCCCAAACCGACCGAAAGTATCTCCGCCAGTGCGTCTCCTTCGGTTTCGGCCTCGCCTTCCCCGAGTGCGAGTGAATCGCCGGGAACGGTCAGTAAAGGAGCAGCCCAGGCTGCCCAACTGTTTCCCAACCTACCCCGCCTAGAAGGAAAAGCGACGGTGGTGATGATGGTTAAAGGGAGTCCGGTCACGATCGAAGTGGATGGCACCAATGCACCTGTGACGGCTGGCAACTTTGTGGACTTAGTGGATAAAAAAGTCTACGACGGGTTAGTGTTCCACCGGGTGGTGCGGCAACCCCAACCGTTTGTTGTCCAAGGGGGCGACCCTGATGGACGGGATCCGAATGTTCCTGTGGATCAATTGGGGCGGGGCGGATACATTGACCCAGCTACCAATCAGCCGCGATCTATTCCCTTGGAAATTAAGCCAAGCCAAGGCGACAAGATTGTTTATAGCAAAACCTTTGAAGAAATCAGAATGCAGGATCCGCCTAAACTGCGTCATACGCGCGGTGCTGTGGCCATGGCGCGATCGGGCTTTCCGGATTCGGCCTCCTCGCAGTTTTATGTGGCGTTGGCAGATCTGAGTTTCCTAGATGGCAATTATGCTGTGTTTGGTTACGTCACCCAGGGGATGGATGTTGTGGACAAGATCCAACAGGGCGATCGGATTGAATCGGCACGGGTTACCAGTGGGCTGGAAAATTTGAAGAATCGTAAGTAA